Proteins from a single region of Desulfatiglans anilini DSM 4660:
- a CDS encoding type II toxin-antitoxin system HicA family toxin: MGKLRMLSGKQVCAILSRHGFEEIRQRGSHIAMQKQLPDTTITVPVPNHSELRTGTL, encoded by the coding sequence TTGGGTAAGCTTCGTATGCTTTCCGGGAAACAGGTTTGCGCTATTCTTTCGCGTCATGGATTCGAAGAAATTCGGCAACGTGGCAGTCATATCGCTATGCAGAAGCAACTTCCTGATACCACGATTACCGTACCGGTCCCAAACCACTCAGAATTGCGTACAGGAACACTATAA